tgcattctcttgcatgaaattcgtataaaaaataatgtagatataaatatcttatgccaaattattatggcattttacaaaaaataaagaaaaaatccgagtccttgtctccgatttatgagtctgaatgcagttaatgcacgagtcagagtccaaatcatcagtgttcaagtccaaatcaagacacgagtccttaaaattagggcacgagtcggactcaaataTGACAAGCCTGGGTGTTAATTATGATGGCAGTGAAAGGGCCTGACACGGAACGTaaaacaactgtgtgtgtgtgtgtgtgtgtgtgtgtgtgtgtgtgtgtgtgtgtgtgtgtgtcaggactCTCTGGCCGCTGAAATTGAGGGCACGATGAGGATGGAGTTGACTCACGAGCACCCTGAACACGAGGAGCAAAAGTATGAAGCTTTGATTTTTCCACATTGTTTTTCCAGCGTTACCTTTCACACAACCTCATTGAAGTCtttctttttttccattttaacccCTTCTCGAATGACATGTCTTCGTAAGTTGAGTTCTACAAGACGTCACCCAGAATGCATTGAGATCTTCACCAATGAAACCATTTACAAATGTTGCTTTTGACCAACATAAAGATTTCACGTTATTGATTAGATGAGCTGGAACTGACGTTTCCCTGATTCACGTGACAGTTCTCAATCTGATGACTGACTAACCATAAAATGTCATATCTTTGGGAAACTATTTGTCCGACATCACTTCCTGCTCCACACACTTCCTCTTGTGCTGCAAGTGGCCACTCATGTGGTCATGTGTAGGCACTTCACACTCCTTTGAAGCAgtcaatactactactactactactactactactactactactactaataataattgaCATTCTTTTTTTCTCTCATACTTCCCTTTCATGAAGCATGTCATAAGTTGACACCTTTATAACATTTTAGGAGCTTTTTTTCCCTCTGATTATACATGTGTGTGATTGCAGGGTGCGTCACAAGCGTGTGTTTGAGACGGTTAAAAACATTAACCAATCAGTCAGGCAACGCTCGCCAGCTCCACCTTCTGCTAATATCCCAGGGTCCAATCAGGTGCTCTTGTCTCCAAGTTCTGCCCTCTCTGACTCCAGCACTGACAACCTGGCTGCCCTTGATAACCGTGAACAGAGCATGCTGCTAGAGGCGGAGTCAACAGATGCCAGGTGGGAGGGGCTTAACACCGACTCCTCGAAGCATTAATTATCATGCAAATTAATGATTTTGGGAAACAACCAGGAATGTTTGGTACCCAGAGCTTCTGTAGATTTGCACGGCTGCTATGACATTTGCTTTGTGACTGCAAAGTCCATAATTACAAGCTTATATTTTTCCGAATCGGGTAGCTGTACGTTCTGgttgataaaaaaaaattcttgtgtgcgcgcatgtggcaTGTTTTTCCTCGGCCAACAGTTCAGAGGGCCCTGAGAAGCGTTCCAGCTCGGAAGACCTGAAGCAAGCGTTACGCCGACTCTCACTGCGCCGTCAGAACTGCCTGAGCGAGCGGCGTTTCTTTGAGGAGGCGCGTGAAAGGAGGCACCATGATGCTCCACTTCATGGCATCGTGTCTGGAGAGAGTATCATGTCACTGGGTGTGTGGCCGAGCCGACCTTACCTCCCAGACAAGCTGCAGATTGTCAAACCGTTGGAAGGTGAGAAACTTCAGCCATTGTGGGTAAAGTGTGAAACGTTCACCAAAGGGAAAACATACCATGTTGATTTCTTTCTCTCAGGCTCCGTCACCTTGCAGCAGTGGCAGCAGTTAGCTCAGCCTAACCTCGGCGGGATTTTGGACACCCGTCCCGGTGTCGTCCCAAAAGGTTTCCGTCCCCTGGAACTCGATCTAGAGGAAGTCTATCACTACAGTGACTTTGAGGAGGACGAGCCAGGAGAGCAGTACTTCCAGAACCTTCCCACCACGACCACTCTGGCCAATCCTGGCCTTGGCCATGCCCCCTCAGCCTCTCCGTCCCCCTGCCTCAGCACTGGCCATGCTTCTGCAGAGTTCTCAGGTGGGGTCACTGTAGTTCAATAAGACCGTGTATCCAGCAACACACAACGTCtagttttagtatttcatgttcgtGTGAGGATGGTCATGTATTTCAGTAATAGGTTGTCCAGATTAATTTCTACATTCTGTACTCTGTTGAAAAAAAGTATTCAAATGAGATTTTATTGCTTGTTTTGCAGTGCACTACCCAGGTAAGTGCATGGCCCACACCAGCTCCACCTACACTTTCACAACCTGCAGGATCCTCCACCCATCTGACGAGGTCACCAGACTCACTCCCAGGTCAGTCAGTCTGCTCTTTCATGAGAAATTCACTTGAAtgcaaatgcttttttttttctttttttttttaatttttacatTAAAATACAAAGTTAGAACCCTAAACATCAAAAACAAACTGCCAGGACTCATTTGTATTCTTTTTCATTCTCTCAGTCTCAACCCTGCTCCCACCTCCTCATGTGTGATGTCGTCCAGCCTTCGCTCCACCCCCGCGGCCACGCCCTGCACGCCACGTCGCTTAAGCCTGTCCCAGTCCCAGTCCTTCACCAACTTACGTGACTCTACAAAGACCTTCAGTACATCTTTGGGGTTAGTGCGACTCCTACAGGAGCGTGGGATCTCTGCAGCGGTCTATCAGCCGCGGAGCTGGGACAGGGCGAGCGGTGGTGTCCATTTATCCACCTCCGTGCTCCCTCCATCGTCCCCTCTGGACTCTCAGAAACCCTCCACTCCACCAAACTCCCCTGCCCGACACACTCCAAGCCCCCATGCTGTCGATCCAGACAACCCTGCTGACTTTTCATTCAAAAGCCCGTCCTATGAGAACTTCCTAGCCTCCAAGCCAGCACGGTCCATTCTGAAAGAAGTCGCGGGGGGGACCCAGGCGAGGGATTGTGAGAGCCAGACGGATGTCAGCGTGTACAACCTGAACCTGGTGGATAAGCTAAAGAGGCTGGGGCTGGCAAGTCCTGGAGCCAGTGGGGTCTCAGGGCCACATCCCATCCTGGGCCCTCTGGGTGGCCTGAGGAGGACGGGCTCTCCCTTTACACCCCTAAACGAAGGGTTAAGGCGCAATCGGAGCTACCCAGCAGTGGTCGGAGCAAGCATGGCAATGAAGGGGCCCGGACCCCAAGGAGATGAGCTGATCCTCGCTCCGAAACTTCCCAAGCAGACTAGTCTGAAATAAATGACGCGTAAACACTCAAAATACTCTATTATATGTATTTAGGTTACACCTTCCGCAATCAAAATTCAGCCCATTTGATTGAGAGCACTCTCTGCCTTGAAAACAGAGTCCTCTCTTGTCTTCCCATTATCCTGTATTTGTATTTCATACCCTGGTGTGCAAAGCCCAAAGTCGAGCTTTAACACCTTCCCTCACGGACACCTAGGGGGAAAATATTGGGGGAAATTCTGGAAATATCATTAAGAAAATCCCACCAAACTTTAAACCGGGCAAAATGTCAACACCTGATCATCATATCCATAGACAGCATGCTtgctgagccctgtgatgacctggcaacttgtccagggtgtaccccgcctttcgcccgtagtcagctgggataggctccagcttgcctgcgactctgtagcacaggataaagcggctagagatgagatgagatgagatgagcatgctTGCTGTACATCCCATTCCAAAGGTATATGAAGTTGGTCCCCCTTTTGCAATGATAATAAGCTTGATTTTGATTTTGAAtctactagattttggggcgtggctgtggggatttgtgttcattcagccacaagagcatgagtGAGCTCAGGCACCGATGTTggttgaggaggtctggggtgtagTTCCAGTTCTTCCCAAAGGTGTtcggtggggttgaggtcagggctctgtgcaggttcCTCGAGTTCTTTCACACCAAACTTGGGAACAACATAATTTTGAGAAGTGACCACATAtggttgtgatggtcaggtgtacaAACCTTTGGCGATATAGTGTACATCAGAGGTGAGCAATATAGCAATATTTTAAGAGCTTTTCACAATATATACAGTATGATAAGCACGGATGGATTACATACTGGGCCTATTGGGATACGTGTCCATTTAAATTGAATGATTCGATTGACTGGCTGTTCCAGTAAGTCACACAGAAGACCCATCAGCATCAGCGAGTTAATAGAAAATGAACCAATGAATGGAAAGCCACTGATTCTGAAATAAATTTGGAAATGTTTTTGGTGTCAGGGTCTGAATTGATAAGCAGTGATGGATGGATCATTTCAGTCTGAACTGTTTCGAACTGGAGCGGGCTGCGGTCATTGTGGATGATGTCCATTGATCAAGTGTGCTTTTCCATTCTGCATTTCTCATACTGGCCAACAGCGGGCATGATTTGACTGCAGAGGAAGGCCTATTCAGTTTCCCCAGATGTATTTTTGGGATCATGTGAACCAGTTCTTTCATTGAGAGCATGGGCTCACAGATGTTTTGTCACCAGTGACAAATTCagttctaaaaaaaaattgacagatAAAATTCCACTCACTACAGAGATATTTCCTGAACATTCTTTCAATATGTACAATAATACCCTGTTGATGTTTTCGACGCATACATGTTTTTAGTCCTGAATTTACCTTTAACAGGACACATTAGGTCCAGGTTGACATTCTTTACAGAGGTTTGAATTCAATTCAATTGAACCCATTCAATTTTGATGACCAGTCAAACAAGCCAATGACTGTAACTCGAAGGTAAGTGAAAAAACTGTTCAGTTTGATGAAGCTGCTTAACACTCTCTTAAACAGTTGTTAACAGAATAATACAAGTGAAAATATGGGCAAATGTATTTATGATTTCTGATATGTCTGGATTCTATAAATCAAAGAGAAGATTATTCAGAATGTTTGAGATGCTTGAGCTCATTTCAAGCTTCATGTTTTCTTATTCTACTGGCAGATCATTTGATTTCTAGAAAAATTGTCTGCCAATAGAACAAGAATATTTTTAgcttgaaatttgtgaaaaaaaatctgttccaAGTTGTGAAGAAAATCGAAGACATTTTTCTTTTGGGATTTGattataataagaataatatgaaGGACAGTATGAAGCAGAGATACATATAATAACTTGGATAATTACATGTCATGATTTCTACTTCTGTAGCTGAATTAATCAGTCAATCATCATTCAGAGATCCTACACCAATCGAGAAAACAGACACATGCTGCTATGTTCATTATGAGCATTTACACTCTTAGACTGTTGCAAGA
This genomic interval from Neoarius graeffei isolate fNeoGra1 chromosome 20, fNeoGra1.pri, whole genome shotgun sequence contains the following:
- the trak1b gene encoding trafficking kinesin-binding protein 1; protein product: MTKTYNDIDAVTRLLEEKERDLELAARIGQSLLKKNQTLSEQNEYLEEQVGNIREEVAQLHHELNLKDELLHFYTNTTEESEEDATPPSGRRGRTTLPFPSGSNADVLQRKLRDLEEENLSLRSEASHLKSETETYEEKEQQLVNDCVKELRQSSLQISTIAEELSRKTEDAARQQEEITHLLSKVVDLQKKAKTYALENEELSQHLVAAKDAQRQLTAELQELGEKYLECIEMLHEAQEELKNLRNRSVSAGTPRRYHPLGLFPMDSLAAEIEGTMRMELTHEHPEHEEQKVRHKRVFETVKNINQSVRQRSPAPPSANIPGSNQVLLSPSSALSDSSTDNLAALDNREQSMLLEAESTDASSEGPEKRSSSEDLKQALRRLSLRRQNCLSERRFFEEARERRHHDAPLHGIVSGESIMSLGVWPSRPYLPDKLQIVKPLEGSVTLQQWQQLAQPNLGGILDTRPGVVPKGFRPLELDLEEVYHYSDFEEDEPGEQYFQNLPTTTTLANPGLGHAPSASPSPCLSTGHASAEFSVHYPGKCMAHTSSTYTFTTCRILHPSDEVTRLTPSLNPAPTSSCVMSSSLRSTPAATPCTPRRLSLSQSQSFTNLRDSTKTFSTSLGLVRLLQERGISAAVYQPRSWDRASGGVHLSTSVLPPSSPLDSQKPSTPPNSPARHTPSPHAVDPDNPADFSFKSPSYENFLASKPARSILKEVAGGTQARDCESQTDVSVYNLNLVDKLKRLGLASPGASGVSGPHPILGPLGGLRRTGSPFTPLNEGLRRNRSYPAVVGASMAMKGPGPQGDELILAPKLPKQTSLK